The sequence below is a genomic window from Lolium perenne isolate Kyuss_39 chromosome 4, Kyuss_2.0, whole genome shotgun sequence.
CAGTTAACACAGCTGAATGGCCACCACCTGCAGCAAGTCTCCTCACCTCTCCAACACACCTAGATCACAGAAAAGAACATAACACTTCGCATAACATGCTAATGAACTTCAGAAACCAGAGTAGTTACTTATTGCACACACAAAAAAGAGAGCTGGAAATAGGCGAAATACCAATCAACTGGAGAGGGGTACCAAGCATAAGTAGATTTCTCATTAGCCGCCTGACCATAACTGTTATAGCCCCATCCATATATACGGCCATCTTTCACAGATATAAGTGTGTGGGAATGACCACAAGTAACAAGCCGTACACCTGACGGAATGACCAGGACTGGAATGTTACGAAGTAGCACATCTGATCCATTAAGAGTGCATGAAAAGAAGCCGCTCTGAGGTCCGAGCCCCAGCTGACCCACATGTCCTCCACCCCAAGCGTAGAGGGCTCCACCTTCAGTTACAGCACAAGAGTGAACCCCACCACAAGACACATCTGTAGTTACTATTCCTTCAAGCGCGACAACTCTCCTTGGGATTAGTTCCTTATCTCCAGACTGAAGCGAGCAATGTCCAAGCTGCCCCATGCTTCCAAGTCCCCATGTATATCTGCAAAATCCAAGCGCAAAATCCTGTTAGAAACGGGTCTGCATGATGAAAGATTGAAGATCAAACGATGTTACAACGGACTGACTTCACATGAAGGCTTTGAAAAGAACATGCTCAAAAACTTGAAACGCCCTCCAAATGATGTTGTTTATGCATCAAAACGATCTACGCACTTTGACCAGTACTGTTTCCAATATATGTCACTAGAAGTTATAGATTGCTACAAGCATATTAATCGTTCAAGTTTAAAAAGTTTAGCTACATGATTGCTTAAACTATATATTTTTGGAAATGGGGGGAGTACATGATAAAATCCAAGAGAGCGAACAAAGAGCTCAATAACAATTCATGGCATTGTGCTTTCCAGTTTCTAACCATAAAGTATATGACATTCATTTTGCTTTAAAATGTGGAGAAATACAGTGATTTAAGTAGCAAGGCTGGTGCGAGGCAGTATCGATTCCACCCATTAATTCACATGGCACTAAGTTAAGATAAACCACGGTGCCTGTTCCCGTCACAGTTAGCCCCTACTCCTTAGTCATAGTCAGCCTATAACAGTCCAAATCTTCATTTTGCCAACTGAAGAACCCACACCACTTGCACTAACATCAGAGAACAGCATCCTTTGAGATGACTTACACCTCCCCATTTTCTGATATAGCTGCTGCATGGTACTCTCCACATGATACTCTAACAATCTTCACTAGCTCAGGCGCTTCATCAAGGAAccttgcataagcatttagcacgcGAGCTCCCTGTAGTCCTTCAGAAGTACAACCTCTGCCAAGCTGACCATGCTCATTGTAGCCTGGTTAGTAAGAAAATAGAACATACCTTATTAATAGTTTAAAAAATTAAACAACGAAAATAAAAGGTGCTTCCTGTTGCTTGTTTGATAAAAAAAGTAGCAGTCAGTTAGCCATCTTGATAGATTAAGATTTAAGTTCTGGTCATTACTGATTGACAAAGCTAGCACCAAACAAAAAAGTTTCTCAGTTGTATATAGGTTGGTAGAGAGAGAGGTGTTTTGGCTCCCGAGGTCCAGTGATTTTGGTATTTTTACAAAATCGAAAATGGTATTTTGAAGTTTCAAAAAGTTTCAAAATCGTTGTATTGTAGGCTACAGAAAAATCACAAAATCGAGGCTCTGAAAAGGCGAAAAGAAATCATttttcttatttatattttttgtgCAGAGTTCGATGCAAATTTACTAGTACATACTAGACATGTATATGTACTTGTATGCTTTTTTCGGAGTTTTTGGAGacctaaaaataaaaaaatttaaTACAAGATCACTGGAGCTCGGGAGCTACAAGTGATTTTCGGATAGACCTTCTCTAAAAAATTACAAGTAAAATACGAGAACAGAAGATGGACAAGACTTTTAGCGTGGCACGATACCCCATGCTTGCAACAGGCCATCATCCGACAGGGCCACCACATGAACAGCTCCACAAGAAACTTGTCGAATTACCTGTGAATATATGACTGATATTCAGTAACATGGCATTATCTCAAAAACATACATTACAATTTATAAACAGAAGATGTGAACGACATAGAAAATTTTCAACAGTTGCAACTATTTATTTGGGGGAGTTATATCAGGCAAGCGAAGCTAAGCATTATATCGCAATCTGTGCAACAGTTGCCATGTCGAGCCTCGTGCTTGGAAATGGAAAGAGCTGCCTATTTTGGCACAATAGATGGATTAACAACTAAAGTGTGCATATGATTGCACCTCTCCTTTCCAAGTTTGTGGacccaaaaattcaaaagaggcacACTGGATATAGGGCTTCTGAAGCATGCTTGGGTGCGGGACATGTCTGGTTTGTTGGTCGCGGCGTTGATGCAATTCTTAAATCTCTGGAACGCCAAGAGAACTTTCAGTGGATCTCGACCTTCTCCAAAACCTTCTCGGCAAAAATGGCGTATCTTGCATTCTTCGAAGGACGGGAGAGCTGGCCGTTGCATGAGCAGATTTGGAGCTGCAAAGCTCCGCTTAAATTCAAGCTGTTCACGTGGAAAGTCGCTTGGGATAGGTGCTGGACTGGAGAGCGGTGCCGGCGCCATGGTCTAACCAATGATGACTCTTGTCCCCTTAGCTTGCAGGAAACCGAGACGATTGAGCACCTCCTTCAGTGCTATTTTGTACGCTCTATTTGGTTTGCAGTCATGGCGGGGCTTGGGCACCCTGATCTCGCCCCCTTGTCTTTGGATTCCTTGCAAAAATGGTGGTCTAAGGTGCCTGAGTGCTAGCCTTCCAAGCTGAAGCCTAAAGTCATGTCGATCGTCCTCCTTGTCATTCGTTCGATTTGGCTTGAGAGGAATGGGAGGATCTTCAACGCCAAGGTTAACCCAATGGCCAAAGTCCTAGATGGTATTGTCTTAGAGGTGGAAAGGTGGAAATCTGTGGGTTTTTTGTGAGTAGTTAGTCCCTTTCTTTCGCCGGCTTTTGTGATGGGTTTTGTGTTTGTTGTGGATTCTCGTGTATGTTTGTTCTTGTTCTATATACATCTATAAAAAAAAGTCGTGTCTTGTCTTGTGTCCTGAAAAAAGATTTGAGTATATGAACAAAACTTCAAGTGACAGAAAATCAGTGCTAGTCCTGGAACTGTGCATAGGAGGACCAGTGGAAAGGAACTGTGAAACTATCCTCCCGGTGGACTTCTTAAGATGCAATGATTGGCATGGATCAAATTAACAACATAATATTTCGATTGGCTACATCCAACCAGCTTCTTAGAGGTGTACAATGTATAAAGCTAGAACACCAAGAGGAGGTACCCCTAGGTTCAGATTGCAAAATCAAGAAAGCATAAAACACAAAGTATATCTGTCAATGAAGCATCCGGTACATCTGTCATATGTGGCATGACATATGGTCACGTGAGGCCAATCCAAAGGGATGTATCCATGAAAAGATTGCGTGTTGGCGCtaatagcgcgctatagcatatctgAAGAGTCCACGCTAAATTTTAATAATTTTGGTCGCTATGCCATTATTTGCGAAAAACATCATGCTATACCGCGCTAAAACGTCATAGCGTCAGCATGCTATTTTTTCCAGCCTATTGGCCCAAGGGCTCGAGTTTTCCTCCCTAGAAAAAGAAGTTGTTTTCTGTTTGTTGTGGTGATAAACCGCAatatgctggtttctctcctgaaTCTGAAGATGACATCGCTAATGCTGATGATTCTTAATAAGTAATTTATGCTATGTTGTTGTCCTGTGGGATGTTGATATTAGGCTTCTAGAAAATTGGAGAACTATTtttatgtggttatgtatgtattaTTCTATCATTTTTGGACTATATCCTTATTTTTTTGGCTGAAATACTTTATTTGTAAGCTATATCTAGGTTTCTTCGAAATGTCATATGAAATATAGCACGCTGTAGCATTTGGAGGAGGCCACCGCTATTTATTGTAGCTCGCTATTTGAAACATTGGATGCATCCCAACCCCTTAGGCAAGTGACGCAGGCTACATATTGCATTTGCGTCCCGAAAAAAAACAGCAAGCAAGAATTATTCCATcaatcgccccccccccccccccccctctctttTCGTAACAGTTGATTAATTTAGTGTTAACCATTAATTACTTTTCTCTAATTATAAGGCTATTCGCAGAAATGATGACCCATAAGAACGCACACAAATACTTTCAAGTGCAAGTGAGAATAGCATACAAGCATATTAATCTGCTAGATGGCCAGTAGAAATTCGAATAGAGGTTTTATTTGGCAAATTATGTAAAGTTTTTCCCAGTTAACCATGATACGGGGGGACGCAGATAGTTCATGGAGAATAGGTTAGAAAATGAACATGAAAGCAAGAAAAAGGCTATTTGACTACACAAACATTTGGTCTCATGAATCTACTTGAAACATACGATATAACTGACCCACTGTAATGGAACTTTACCGTGTTTGGTGCAAAAGCACCCCAGAATAGACGAGGGTAATCTGAGCCCTGAAGAGATCATGCGAAAGCTGAGTATTTTTGTCACACAAGTTGGTTCTCAATCTGCAATGCATGGATTCAGAAGTATAAATATTTAGGTAAACCTGATTCTGTCCCCAAACCCAGAGCCTGCTTTTTGATATTGTGGCATCATTTTCTCGAGGTTCGGCAATAGCAGCTGTACAATGTGCACCACAGGACACTGATTTCACAAACTCAGTCTCCAGTGCATTGACCTTTTTAGGTTCTTTTGCACTCTCCTCTGTCCCATCTCCCAACTGGCCAAACTCATTTGCACCTGTAAGTTTGAAGTTGAACATGAATTATATGCTTCACTAGAACAAATGTTGTTCCATCCAACAAATGCATGAAATTTCATTTCCAATATTGATGCACGGTAATAAATTGATGGAAGGACTCTATGCACTAACCGACACTGAGCTTGGCATGTATAACTCTCAGTGTAGATCTGCATTTGGAAGAAAAATAACCATAATCGTGTTCATAGATACTTGCTACATTTTAGTTTTTTACCAAATGATAAGCACAACTAGGCTACATAAGAGGGTCAAATCAAAAAAATATCACCTAATAACTATCAGAAGAACAAAAAACAAACCAGTAAATTAAGGAGATATAAATACAAGTGGTGAGACGGTCCTA
It includes:
- the LOC127295038 gene encoding ultraviolet-B receptor UVR8 gives rise to the protein MDIDDVFCNLRVVGVPTKSAIYMWGYNQSGQTARKGKERHLRIPKSLPPKLFNCRDGENFRWIDIACGREHTAAVASDGSLFTWGANEFGQLGDGTEESAKEPKKVNALETEFVKSVSCGAHCTAAIAEPRENDATISKSRLWVWGQNQGSDYPRLFWGAFAPNTVIRQVSCGAVHVVALSDDGLLQAWGYNEHGQLGRGCTSEGLQGARVLNAYARFLDEAPELVKIVRVSCGEYHAAAISENGEVYTWGLGSMGQLGHCSLQSGDKELIPRRVVALEGIVTTDVSCGGVHSCAVTEGGALYAWGGGHVGQLGLGPQSGFFSCTLNGSDVLLRNIPVLVIPSGVRLVTCGHSHTLISVKDGRIYGWGYNSYGQAANEKSTYAWYPSPVDWCVGEVRRLAAGGGHSAVLTDASSLKELCEFKLAEIVNLSNARLIEDIASRTGADALARLCEKLREHLVEQGDSELLEVHVVEEIEAKAG